The following coding sequences are from one Streptomyces venezuelae window:
- a CDS encoding amino acid deaminase/aldolase: MTARAADRAAHRATDRARYDRATAHLDAPVALVDLDAFDANADDLVRRAGGKPIRVASKSVRCRALLERVLARDGFAGVMSFTLKESLWLARSGFDDVLLAYPSADRAGFAELTGDPGLAASVTVMVDDPAQLRLIDEARDGGTEVVRVCLELDTSFKALGGKVRIGALRSPLHSPVQVAALARAVERRPGFRLVGVMAYEGHVAGVGDAVEGHPARSRAVRMMQSAARKELAARRAETIAAVRAVAPDLEFVNGGGTGSVQHTAAERAVTEIAAGSGLFVPRLFDNYTSFSGRPAALFAQPVVRRPGPGTVTVLGGGYPASGVAGTDRSPEPYLPEGLRYDAQEGAGEVQTPLHGPSADDLRIGDKVWFRHAKAGELCERFDTLHLVEGDRVTGSVPTYRGEGHTFL, translated from the coding sequence ATGACTGCCCGTGCCGCAGACCGTGCCGCCCACCGCGCCACCGACCGGGCCCGTTACGACCGGGCCACCGCACACCTCGACGCCCCTGTCGCCCTCGTCGATCTGGACGCCTTCGACGCCAATGCCGATGATCTGGTGCGGCGGGCCGGGGGCAAGCCGATCCGGGTCGCGAGCAAGTCCGTGCGCTGCCGCGCCCTGCTCGAACGGGTCCTGGCCCGCGACGGTTTCGCCGGGGTCATGTCGTTCACGCTCAAGGAGTCGCTGTGGCTGGCCCGCTCCGGCTTCGACGACGTGCTGCTCGCCTACCCCTCGGCGGACCGTGCCGGGTTCGCGGAGCTCACCGGAGACCCGGGGCTCGCGGCGTCGGTGACCGTGATGGTCGACGACCCGGCCCAGCTGCGGCTGATCGACGAGGCAAGGGACGGCGGGACCGAGGTGGTGCGGGTCTGTCTGGAACTGGACACCTCGTTCAAGGCGCTCGGCGGCAAGGTGCGGATCGGCGCGCTCCGCTCGCCGCTGCACTCGCCCGTGCAGGTCGCCGCGTTGGCCCGCGCCGTCGAACGGCGCCCCGGCTTCCGGCTGGTGGGCGTCATGGCGTACGAGGGACATGTCGCGGGCGTGGGCGACGCGGTCGAGGGGCATCCGGCGCGCTCGCGTGCGGTCCGCATGATGCAGAGCGCGGCCCGCAAGGAGCTCGCCGCACGCCGCGCGGAGACGATCGCCGCGGTGCGGGCGGTCGCGCCGGACCTGGAGTTCGTGAACGGCGGCGGCACCGGCAGCGTGCAGCACACCGCGGCGGAACGCGCGGTCACGGAGATCGCCGCGGGTTCGGGGCTCTTCGTGCCGCGGCTCTTCGACAACTACACGTCGTTCAGCGGGCGTCCGGCCGCGCTGTTCGCGCAGCCGGTGGTGCGGCGGCCCGGTCCGGGGACCGTGACGGTGCTCGGCGGCGGCTACCCGGCGTCGGGCGTCGCGGGCACGGACCGCTCGCCGGAGCCGTATCTCCCCGAAGGGCTGCGGTACGACGCGCAGGAAGGGGCGGGCGAGGTGCAGACACCGTTGCACGGGCCGTCGGCGGACGACCTGCGGATCGGCGACAAGGTGTGGTTCCGGCACGCCAAGGCCGGGGAACTGTGCGAGCGGTTCGACACCCTGCACCTGGTCGAGGGCGACCGGGTGACGGGGAGCGTCCCGACGTACCGCGGCGAGGGCCATACGTTCCTCTGA
- a CDS encoding DUF2510 domain-containing protein: MSMSTPPTPPGWYPDPHQPSVERWWDGSAWTEHRRTPEYAQTAPAQQGFGPPQVTTSVMPVASGGGGGRAKAVTLGVAGVVLVGAIVAGAVTLTGGDDDPQGGTPAPSTSAKDGPEPVASATEESTSPTTDPDPDTLVDDLNGITLPVPEGWEKDDDSFGSGATIQTPDIVDCPGDSGLCREGTVTSTTVTGTDETDPKALALGDIKDAADAAYDKDKLDQQPYGGITRHEKVKEGQVAVAGRTGYFVRWRVHTAKGDGGYVQSLSFASSVGSESMVMVRFNVGAGDGAPPVSVFDEITDGIRSVDDSATGGGVGNDVEPTP; this comes from the coding sequence ATGAGCATGTCGACCCCGCCGACCCCGCCCGGCTGGTACCCGGATCCGCACCAGCCGTCCGTCGAGCGCTGGTGGGACGGTTCCGCGTGGACCGAGCACCGGCGGACACCCGAGTACGCCCAAACCGCCCCGGCACAGCAGGGGTTCGGGCCGCCGCAGGTCACGACGTCGGTCATGCCGGTGGCGTCGGGCGGCGGTGGAGGCCGGGCGAAGGCTGTCACGCTGGGCGTCGCCGGGGTCGTCCTCGTCGGAGCCATCGTCGCGGGCGCCGTCACCCTCACCGGGGGCGACGACGACCCGCAGGGCGGCACACCGGCGCCGAGCACGTCCGCGAAGGACGGCCCGGAGCCGGTCGCCTCGGCGACGGAGGAGTCGACGTCGCCGACCACCGACCCCGACCCGGACACCCTCGTCGACGACCTCAACGGCATCACGCTCCCCGTGCCCGAGGGCTGGGAGAAGGACGACGACTCCTTCGGCAGCGGCGCGACCATCCAGACCCCGGACATCGTCGACTGCCCCGGCGACTCCGGGCTCTGCCGCGAGGGCACCGTCACCTCGACCACCGTGACGGGCACGGACGAGACGGACCCCAAGGCCCTCGCCCTCGGCGACATCAAGGACGCGGCGGACGCCGCCTACGACAAGGACAAGCTGGACCAGCAGCCCTACGGTGGCATCACCCGCCACGAAAAGGTCAAGGAAGGGCAGGTCGCGGTCGCGGGCCGCACCGGATACTTCGTGCGCTGGCGCGTCCACACGGCGAAGGGCGACGGCGGCTACGTCCAGTCGCTGTCCTTCGCGTCGAGCGTCGGCTCCGAGTCGATGGTCATGGTCCGCTTCAACGTCGGCGCGGGCGACGGCGCGCCGCCCGTCTCCGTCTTCGACGAGATCACCGACGGGATCCGCTCGGTCGACGACAGCGCGACGGGCGGCGGCGTGGGCAACGACGTCGAGCCGACGCCGTAG
- a CDS encoding haloacid dehalogenase-like hydrolase, with the protein MRNRNILALTLAAAATLAAVPAALPAAAATAAHPTNSRATGGDCPQLSKKLEWYGNNRAKLQRTIDERGTCANPDLGHGRNKRPVAAFDWDNTITKNDVTDATIAWSLRHDKILRPKSWKSTSKWMTDEADRALTEACGTKVPVGKPLPTSRNAACADEIFEVREDGKTMSGAAAFAGEWDHRHTVPQYAWVPQLFAGHTVPELRSYAAKARKEALAAPIGATQTVGTHEIPGYVRYYDQQRDLIRTLKKAGFDVYIVSAGSEPVAEVWSKSVGVDREHTVAIRSVLDRKGRITTWNQGCGGVPVNKGEAIPYIDGKRCWINQEIFKIKGKKAWDKQDFGHRIALGGGDADTDVTFVGDATGAHLVVNRNKSEFMCRAYDNADGRWVVNPMFIEPLPRKEGTYPCSTAAYNEHDGSKGPVLREDGSVVPDQQDSAY; encoded by the coding sequence ATGCGTAACAGAAACATTTTGGCGCTGACCCTGGCCGCGGCCGCCACCCTGGCGGCCGTGCCCGCAGCACTCCCCGCGGCCGCCGCCACGGCCGCGCACCCCACGAACTCCCGTGCCACGGGCGGCGACTGCCCGCAGCTGTCGAAGAAGCTGGAGTGGTACGGGAACAACCGCGCCAAGCTCCAGCGGACCATCGACGAGCGCGGCACCTGCGCGAACCCGGACCTGGGTCACGGCAGGAACAAGCGCCCGGTCGCCGCGTTCGACTGGGACAACACCATCACGAAGAACGACGTCACGGACGCGACCATCGCCTGGTCGCTGCGGCACGACAAGATCCTGCGCCCCAAGAGCTGGAAGTCCACCAGCAAGTGGATGACCGACGAGGCGGACCGCGCGCTCACCGAGGCGTGCGGCACGAAGGTGCCCGTCGGCAAGCCGCTGCCCACCTCCAGGAACGCCGCCTGCGCCGACGAGATCTTCGAGGTCCGCGAGGACGGGAAGACGATGAGCGGCGCCGCCGCGTTCGCGGGGGAGTGGGACCACCGGCACACCGTCCCGCAGTACGCCTGGGTGCCGCAGCTCTTCGCCGGGCACACCGTCCCGGAGCTGAGGTCGTACGCCGCGAAGGCCCGCAAGGAGGCGCTCGCCGCGCCCATCGGCGCGACGCAGACCGTCGGCACGCACGAGATCCCCGGTTACGTCCGCTACTACGACCAGCAGCGCGACCTGATCCGCACCCTCAAGAAGGCCGGCTTCGACGTCTACATCGTCTCGGCGGGCTCCGAGCCGGTCGCCGAGGTGTGGTCGAAGAGCGTCGGCGTCGACCGCGAGCACACGGTCGCCATCCGCTCGGTCCTCGACCGCAAGGGCCGCATCACCACCTGGAACCAGGGCTGCGGCGGCGTCCCCGTCAACAAGGGCGAGGCCATCCCCTACATCGACGGCAAGCGCTGCTGGATCAACCAGGAGATCTTCAAGATCAAGGGCAAGAAGGCCTGGGACAAGCAGGACTTCGGGCACCGCATCGCCCTCGGCGGCGGCGACGCGGACACGGACGTGACGTTCGTCGGCGACGCCACGGGCGCGCACCTCGTCGTGAACCGCAACAAGAGCGAGTTCATGTGCCGGGCGTACGACAACGCGGACGGCCGCTGGGTCGTGAACCCCATGTTCATCGAGCCGCTCCCGCGGAAGGAGGGCACGTACCCGTGCTCGACCGCCGCGTACAACGAGCACGACGGGAGCAAGGGGCCCGTGCTGCGCGAGGACGGTTCGGTGGTGCCGGACCAGCAGGACTCGGCGTACTGA
- a CDS encoding haloacid dehalogenase-like hydrolase, with protein MNLKRRCTAAAAVLAVAGAGLLGVQATAEATQDARPKAEKCPTLTVSAGWYGKNRARLQRMIDTYGHCGPQRHKGGTKPVATFDWDNTVIKNDIGDATMFWLLRNGKIRTPERGDWHTTSRYLTTTAAKTLAQACPATRATLPTHRDTACADEILSVYTEGATTSGEAAFAGFDHRRMEPQYAWLAQLTRGWSTRQVQQFAAAARKENLAAPVGAEQKVGSHRVTGWVRYYDQQRDLIRTLKKAGFDVHIVSASPEPVAEVWGRAVGIDARHTLGIRNVTARGKLTAHLKGCGTVRDGDDSMITYIEGKRCWINKEILGVRGAAAEKVQPAAKRQVFAAGDSDTDISFLRDATGLRLVLNRNKNELMCRAYENGDGRWLVNPMFIEPKGRKAEPYPCASTGYTERDGGQGPVRRTDGSVIPDQRDTVYGTPTASSGS; from the coding sequence ATGAACCTCAAGCGCCGCTGCACCGCCGCAGCCGCCGTGCTCGCCGTCGCGGGGGCGGGCCTCCTCGGCGTCCAGGCCACCGCCGAAGCCACGCAGGACGCCCGGCCGAAGGCCGAGAAGTGCCCCACACTCACCGTCTCCGCGGGCTGGTACGGCAAGAACAGAGCGCGGCTCCAGCGCATGATCGACACGTACGGCCACTGCGGGCCCCAGCGGCACAAGGGCGGCACCAAGCCCGTCGCCACCTTCGACTGGGACAACACCGTCATCAAGAACGACATCGGCGACGCCACCATGTTCTGGCTGCTGCGGAACGGCAAGATCCGCACGCCCGAGCGCGGCGACTGGCACACCACGAGCCGCTACCTCACCACCACCGCGGCCAAGACCCTCGCCCAGGCCTGCCCGGCCACCCGCGCCACCCTGCCCACCCACCGCGACACCGCCTGCGCCGACGAGATCCTCTCCGTCTACACCGAGGGCGCCACCACCTCCGGCGAGGCGGCCTTCGCCGGCTTCGACCACCGCCGCATGGAACCGCAGTACGCCTGGCTCGCCCAGCTCACCCGCGGCTGGTCCACGCGCCAGGTGCAGCAGTTCGCGGCCGCCGCCCGCAAGGAGAACCTCGCCGCCCCGGTCGGGGCGGAGCAGAAGGTCGGCAGTCACCGGGTCACCGGCTGGGTGCGCTACTACGACCAGCAGCGCGACCTGATCCGCACCCTCAAGAAGGCGGGCTTCGACGTCCACATCGTCTCCGCTTCACCCGAGCCGGTCGCCGAGGTGTGGGGGCGTGCCGTGGGCATCGACGCCCGCCACACCCTCGGCATCCGCAACGTCACCGCGCGCGGGAAGCTGACCGCCCACCTCAAGGGCTGCGGCACCGTACGGGACGGCGACGACTCGATGATCACGTACATCGAGGGCAAGCGCTGCTGGATCAACAAGGAGATCCTCGGTGTGCGCGGCGCCGCGGCCGAGAAGGTCCAACCGGCGGCGAAGCGCCAGGTGTTCGCGGCGGGCGACTCCGACACGGACATCTCCTTCCTGCGCGACGCCACCGGCCTCAGGCTCGTCCTGAACCGCAACAAGAACGAACTGATGTGCCGCGCCTACGAGAACGGTGACGGACGCTGGCTGGTGAACCCCATGTTCATCGAGCCGAAGGGCCGGAAGGCCGAGCCCTACCCCTGCGCCTCCACCGGATACACCGAACGGGACGGCGGACAGGGCCCGGTGCGCCGTACGGACGGCTCCGTGATCCCCGATCAGAGGGACACGGTGTACGGGACGCCGACGGCATCGTCAGGCTCGTAG
- a CDS encoding 3-oxoacyl-ACP reductase produces MTENICRRLVGRTAVITGAGSGIGLATARRLASEGANVVCGDIDETAGKAVADEVGGTFVKVDVTDAEQVEALFKTAFDTYGSVDIAFNNAGISPPDDDSILDTGLEAWKRVQDVNLTSVYLCCKAAIPYMRRQGKGSIINTASFVARMGAATSQISYTASKGGVLAMSRELGVQFAREGIRVNALCPGPVNTPLLQELFAKDPERAARRLVHIPVGRFAEAEEMASAVAFLASDDSSFVNATDFLVDGGLTGAYVTPL; encoded by the coding sequence ATGACCGAGAACATCTGCCGCCGCCTCGTGGGCCGTACCGCCGTCATCACCGGCGCCGGCAGCGGCATCGGCCTCGCCACCGCGCGCCGCCTGGCCTCCGAGGGCGCCAACGTCGTCTGCGGCGACATCGACGAGACCGCGGGCAAGGCGGTCGCCGACGAGGTCGGCGGGACGTTCGTGAAGGTCGACGTCACCGACGCCGAGCAGGTCGAGGCCCTGTTCAAGACCGCCTTCGACACCTACGGCTCCGTCGACATCGCGTTCAACAATGCGGGCATCTCGCCGCCCGACGACGACTCCATCCTGGACACCGGCCTGGAGGCCTGGAAGCGCGTCCAGGACGTCAACCTCACCTCCGTGTACCTGTGCTGCAAGGCCGCCATCCCCTACATGCGCCGCCAGGGCAAGGGCTCCATCATCAACACCGCGTCGTTCGTGGCGCGGATGGGTGCGGCGACCTCGCAGATCTCGTACACCGCTTCCAAGGGCGGCGTCCTCGCCATGTCCCGCGAGCTCGGCGTGCAGTTCGCCCGCGAGGGCATCCGCGTCAACGCGCTCTGCCCGGGACCGGTCAACACGCCGCTCCTCCAGGAACTGTTCGCCAAGGACCCCGAACGCGCCGCCCGCCGCCTCGTGCACATCCCCGTCGGCCGCTTCGCCGAGGCCGAGGAGATGGCGTCCGCGGTGGCGTTCCTCGCCAGTGACGACTCCTCGTTCGTGAACGCGACGGACTTCCTCGTCGACGGTGGCCTCACGGGGGCGTACGTCACGCCGCTGTAG
- a CDS encoding aldehyde dehydrogenase family protein, with the protein MLQVLNPATEEVVASVPAATAQDVDAAVARAARAQEKWAATAPADRARLLRRFAVTVDRHIEELARLEVREAGHLIGNARWEAGNVRDLFDYAAGGAERLNGRQIPVPGGLNVTVLEPLGVVGVIAPWNFPMPIAAWGTAPALAAGNAVILKPAETTPLTALRLAELALEAGLPEDLFQVLPGEGAVAGDALVEHPGVAKIVFTGSTRVGKQIMARCADRVKRLTLELGGKSPNIVFADADVEAAALAAPMSYLDNSGQDCCARTRVLVQRPVYDRFLELVAPAVESIVVGDPSDEKTQMGPLISRTQLDRVRSYVTPGDGIHGTAPDGPGFWFPPTLLTDVDPESPVATEEVFGPVAVVIPFDDEADAIRLANATDHGLSGSIWTRDVGRALRVSGAVRAGNLSVNSHSSVRYWTPFGGYKQSGLGRELGPDALTAFTETKNVFISTEA; encoded by the coding sequence TTGCTGCAGGTACTCAACCCGGCGACCGAAGAGGTCGTCGCGTCCGTCCCGGCCGCCACCGCGCAGGACGTCGACGCCGCCGTCGCACGGGCCGCAAGGGCCCAGGAGAAGTGGGCGGCCACCGCCCCCGCCGACCGCGCACGCCTCCTGCGCCGCTTCGCCGTCACCGTCGACCGACACATCGAGGAACTCGCCCGGTTGGAGGTCCGCGAGGCGGGCCACCTCATCGGCAACGCCCGCTGGGAAGCCGGCAACGTCCGCGACCTGTTCGACTACGCCGCCGGGGGAGCGGAACGCCTCAACGGCCGCCAGATCCCCGTCCCCGGCGGCCTGAACGTCACCGTCCTCGAACCCCTCGGCGTCGTCGGCGTCATCGCCCCCTGGAACTTCCCGATGCCGATCGCAGCCTGGGGCACCGCCCCCGCCCTCGCTGCGGGCAACGCGGTGATCCTCAAACCCGCCGAGACGACCCCGCTCACCGCGCTCCGCCTCGCCGAACTCGCCCTCGAAGCGGGCCTGCCCGAAGACCTCTTCCAGGTCCTGCCCGGCGAGGGCGCCGTCGCGGGCGACGCGCTCGTCGAGCACCCGGGCGTCGCCAAGATCGTCTTCACCGGCTCCACGCGCGTCGGCAAACAGATCATGGCCAGGTGCGCCGACCGCGTGAAGCGCCTGACCCTCGAACTCGGCGGCAAGAGCCCCAACATCGTGTTCGCGGACGCCGACGTGGAAGCGGCGGCCCTCGCCGCCCCCATGTCGTACCTGGACAACTCCGGCCAGGACTGCTGCGCCCGCACCCGCGTCCTCGTGCAGCGCCCGGTGTACGACCGGTTCCTGGAGCTCGTCGCGCCCGCCGTCGAGTCCATCGTCGTGGGCGACCCGTCCGACGAGAAGACGCAGATGGGCCCGCTGATCTCCCGGACCCAGCTGGACCGCGTGCGCTCCTACGTCACCCCCGGCGACGGCATCCACGGGACGGCGCCCGACGGTCCCGGCTTCTGGTTCCCGCCGACCCTGCTCACCGACGTCGACCCCGAGTCGCCGGTGGCCACGGAGGAGGTCTTCGGGCCCGTCGCCGTCGTCATCCCCTTCGACGACGAGGCCGACGCGATCCGCCTCGCCAACGCCACCGACCACGGCCTTTCGGGCTCCATCTGGACGCGTGACGTCGGCCGCGCCCTGCGCGTGTCCGGAGCGGTCAGGGCAGGCAACCTGTCCGTCAACTCGCACTCCAGCGTGCGCTATTGGACCCCGTTCGGGGGCTACAAGCAGTCCGGGCTCGGCCGTGAACTCGGCCCCGACGCACTCACCGCATTCACCGAGACCAAGAACGTCTTCATCAGCACGGAGGCCTGA
- a CDS encoding glutamine synthetase family protein, with protein MADRTPPLAVEELKALVASGEIDTVVLAFPDMQGRLQGKRFAARFFLDEVLEHGTEGCNYLLAVDADMNTVDGYAMSSWDRGYGDFAMHADLSTLRRVPWNEGTAMLIADLAWNDSTPVVAAPRQILRRQLERLAELGYTAHVGTELEFIVFKDTYEQAWDAGYKDLTPANQYNIDYSVLGTGRIEPLLRRIRNDMAAAGLTVESAKGECNPGQHEIVFKYDEALVTCDQHAIYKTGAKEIAAQEGVSLTFMAKFNEREGNSCHIHLSLQDAEGTNVMAGSADDPGGMSPLMRHFLAGQLAALRDFSLLYAPNINSYKRFQPGTFAPTAAAWGHDNRTCALRVVGHGRSMRFENRLPGGDVNPHLAVAGLVAAGLWGVEQKLELPEECTGNAYTGEYEHVPTTLREAAELWENSPIAKAAFGDEVVAHYRNMARVELQAFDSAVTDWELRRSFERM; from the coding sequence GTGGCAGACCGCACACCCCCGCTGGCCGTCGAGGAGCTGAAGGCCCTCGTCGCGAGCGGTGAGATCGACACTGTCGTCCTGGCCTTCCCCGATATGCAGGGACGGCTCCAGGGCAAGCGGTTCGCCGCCCGCTTCTTCCTCGACGAGGTCCTGGAACACGGCACGGAGGGCTGCAACTACCTCCTCGCCGTCGACGCCGACATGAACACTGTCGACGGCTACGCGATGTCCTCCTGGGACCGCGGATACGGCGACTTCGCCATGCACGCCGACCTCTCCACCCTGCGCCGGGTCCCCTGGAACGAGGGCACCGCGATGCTCATCGCGGACCTCGCCTGGAACGACTCCACGCCCGTGGTCGCCGCGCCCCGGCAGATACTGCGCCGCCAGCTGGAGCGCCTCGCGGAGCTCGGCTACACCGCGCACGTCGGCACGGAGCTCGAATTCATCGTCTTCAAGGACACCTACGAACAGGCCTGGGACGCCGGGTACAAGGACCTCACGCCCGCCAACCAGTACAACATCGACTACTCCGTCCTCGGCACCGGCCGCATCGAACCCCTGCTGCGCCGCATCCGCAACGACATGGCCGCCGCCGGACTCACCGTCGAGTCGGCCAAGGGCGAGTGCAACCCCGGCCAGCACGAGATCGTGTTCAAGTACGACGAGGCCCTCGTCACCTGCGACCAGCACGCCATCTACAAGACCGGCGCCAAGGAGATCGCAGCCCAGGAAGGCGTCTCCCTCACCTTCATGGCCAAGTTCAACGAGCGCGAGGGCAACTCCTGTCACATCCACCTCTCGCTGCAGGACGCCGAAGGCACCAACGTCATGGCGGGCTCCGCGGACGACCCCGGCGGCATGTCGCCCCTCATGCGGCACTTCCTCGCGGGCCAGCTCGCCGCGCTCCGCGACTTCTCCCTCCTCTACGCGCCCAACATCAACTCCTACAAGCGGTTCCAGCCCGGCACGTTCGCGCCGACCGCCGCCGCCTGGGGCCACGACAACCGCACCTGCGCGCTCCGTGTCGTCGGCCACGGCCGCTCGATGCGGTTCGAGAACCGGCTGCCCGGCGGAGACGTCAACCCGCACCTCGCCGTCGCGGGCCTCGTCGCCGCCGGTCTGTGGGGCGTGGAGCAGAAGCTCGAACTGCCCGAGGAGTGCACCGGCAACGCCTACACCGGCGAGTACGAGCACGTCCCCACCACCCTGCGCGAGGCCGCCGAGCTCTGGGAGAACAGCCCCATCGCCAAGGCCGCCTTCGGCGACGAGGTGGTCGCGCACTACCGCAACATGGCGCGGGTCGAGCTGCAGGCCTTCGACTCCGCGGTGACCGACTGGGAGCTCCGCCGCTCCTTCGAACGCATGTGA
- a CDS encoding FadR/GntR family transcriptional regulator, whose product MSHPEEGTATPAPDDERLTAVLRPVRAGNGFEEALEQILQVVRLGLVPGGERLPSERELADRLGISRVTLREVLKVLQDQGLVESRRGRYGGTFVRPRPEAQGEGELRRRIKDVDVEDALRFREVLEVGAAGLCAAHGLTGEQADRLRTALTRTHDAPLAEYRRQDTLLHLTLAELCGSPTLTAQYAAVRATVNDLLDCIPLLVRNLEHSQRQHTALVEAVLDGDADGAREMMREHCSGTAALLRGFLT is encoded by the coding sequence ATGTCGCACCCGGAAGAGGGCACGGCAACGCCCGCACCGGACGACGAGCGCCTGACGGCGGTGCTGCGTCCGGTGCGGGCGGGCAACGGCTTCGAGGAGGCCCTGGAGCAGATCCTCCAGGTCGTCCGCCTCGGCCTGGTGCCCGGCGGCGAACGCCTGCCGTCGGAACGGGAGCTGGCCGACCGCCTCGGCATCAGCAGGGTCACGCTGCGCGAGGTCCTGAAGGTGCTGCAGGACCAGGGCCTGGTCGAGTCGCGGCGCGGGCGGTACGGCGGCACGTTCGTGCGGCCGCGCCCCGAGGCGCAGGGCGAGGGCGAGCTGCGGCGCCGCATCAAGGACGTCGACGTCGAGGACGCGCTGCGCTTCCGCGAGGTCCTGGAGGTCGGCGCGGCAGGCCTGTGCGCGGCGCACGGCCTGACCGGCGAACAGGCGGACCGGCTGCGCACGGCGCTGACCCGGACGCACGACGCGCCCCTCGCCGAGTACCGGCGCCAGGACACGCTGCTGCACCTCACGCTCGCCGAGCTGTGCGGGTCGCCGACGCTCACCGCGCAGTACGCGGCGGTCCGCGCGACCGTCAACGACCTCCTGGACTGCATCCCGCTGCTCGTACGGAACCTGGAGCACTCGCAGCGGCAGCACACGGCGCTCGTCGAGGCGGTGCTCGACGGGGACGCGGACGGCGCGCGGGAAATGATGCGGGAGCACTGCTCGGGGACGGCGGCGCTGCTGCGCGGGTTCCTGACGTGA
- the eat gene encoding ethanolamine permease, whose amino-acid sequence MTMDPTPPNPAPAEPADDYLERRTLRRGSAGWLLLTGLGVAYVVSGDYSGWNFGLAEGGFGGLGIAMALMGVMYACMVFSLAELSSVLPTAGGGYGFARRALGPWGGFLTGTAILIEYILAPAAISIFIGDYVESLGLFGLSSGWPVHLACFVIFIGIHLWGVGEALRFSFVVTGIAVAALLVFAVGAFMDFDASKLNDIPVDADAFGANSWLPMGLLGIWAAFPFGMWFFLGVEGVPLAAEETKDPARTLPRAIRWSMAILVVLALLTFFASSGARGANAIQDAGNPLVEALQPDGEATALSRIVNYAGLAGLVASFFSLIYAGSRQLFALSRAGYLPRFLSLTSSRKAPYLGLLVPGAIGFGLAAATGDGARMLNVAVFGATISYALMSLSHIVLRRREPALDRPYRTPGGILTSSVALVLACAALVATFLVDVTAALIALGVYVVALAYFGVYSRKHLVARAPEEEFAALAAAEAELERN is encoded by the coding sequence ATGACGATGGACCCCACCCCACCCAACCCAGCACCGGCCGAGCCCGCGGACGACTATCTGGAACGCAGGACGCTGCGCCGGGGCAGCGCGGGCTGGCTGCTGCTCACCGGCCTCGGCGTCGCCTACGTCGTCTCCGGCGACTACTCGGGGTGGAACTTCGGCCTCGCGGAGGGCGGCTTCGGCGGCCTCGGAATCGCCATGGCGCTCATGGGCGTGATGTACGCGTGCATGGTCTTCTCGCTCGCCGAGCTCTCGTCCGTCCTGCCGACGGCGGGCGGCGGCTACGGCTTCGCGCGGCGGGCGCTCGGCCCGTGGGGCGGCTTCCTGACCGGTACGGCGATCCTCATCGAGTACATCCTGGCGCCGGCCGCGATCTCCATCTTCATCGGTGACTACGTGGAGTCGCTCGGGCTCTTCGGCCTCAGCTCCGGCTGGCCGGTCCATCTGGCCTGCTTCGTGATCTTCATCGGCATCCACCTGTGGGGCGTCGGCGAGGCTCTGCGGTTCAGCTTCGTCGTCACCGGCATCGCGGTGGCCGCGCTGCTGGTCTTCGCGGTCGGCGCGTTCATGGACTTCGACGCGTCGAAGCTGAACGACATCCCCGTGGACGCGGACGCCTTCGGCGCCAACTCGTGGCTGCCGATGGGCCTGCTGGGCATCTGGGCGGCGTTCCCGTTCGGCATGTGGTTCTTCCTGGGCGTGGAGGGCGTACCGCTGGCCGCCGAGGAGACCAAGGACCCGGCGCGCACCCTGCCCCGCGCGATCCGCTGGTCGATGGCCATCCTCGTCGTCCTCGCGCTCCTGACCTTCTTCGCCTCGTCCGGCGCGCGGGGCGCGAACGCGATCCAGGACGCGGGCAACCCGCTGGTGGAGGCGTTGCAGCCGGACGGCGAGGCGACGGCGCTCAGCCGCATCGTCAACTACGCGGGCCTCGCGGGCCTGGTCGCCTCCTTCTTCTCCCTCATCTACGCGGGCTCGCGCCAGCTCTTCGCGCTCTCCCGCGCCGGCTACCTGCCCCGCTTCCTCTCGCTCACCAGCAGCCGCAAGGCCCCCTACCTGGGCCTGCTCGTCCCGGGCGCGATCGGGTTCGGCCTGGCCGCGGCGACGGGGGACGGCGCGCGCATGCTGAACGTCGCGGTGTTCGGCGCGACCATCTCGTACGCCCTCATGTCCCTGTCGCACATCGTGCTGCGCCGCCGCGAGCCCGCCCTGGACCGCCCCTACCGCACCCCGGGCGGCATCCTCACCTCCTCCGTGGCGCTGGTCCTCGCCTGCGCGGCGCTGGTCGCGACATTCCTGGTGGACGTGACGGCGGCGCTCATCGCGCTCGGGGTGTACGTGGTCGCCCTCGCCTATTTCGGCGTCTACAGCCGCAAGCACCTGGTGGCGCGCGCACCGGAGGAGGAGTTCGCGGCGCTGGCGGCGGCCGAGGCAGAGTTGGAACGCAACTGA